A portion of the Glycine max cultivar Williams 82 chromosome 10, Glycine_max_v4.0, whole genome shotgun sequence genome contains these proteins:
- the LOC102663385 gene encoding uncharacterized protein, which yields MAFCKNHPSKFSGDYDPESARLWLVETEKTFVAMGCLEEHKVPYATFMLQGEAENWWKFVKPTSAAPGGVIPWNAFKDKLLDNYFPRDLRKRKAREFLDLKQGNMSVGEYTTKFNELLQYWPQYQDAQNKEDLCAQFEDGLRLEIQQAVSYMQITDFNQLVTKCRIFEDKMKERQARGFGGPQRSHPFRGNSNKRMKPYSSNKGKQPMDTSNMSQSKGTGVQCFQCGGLHLRRNCPQLQQT from the coding sequence atggctttctGTAAGAACCACCCGTCGAAGTTCAGTGGGGACTATGATCCAGAGAGTGCTAGGTTATGGTTAGTTGAGACTGAAAAGACTTTCGTGGCGATGGGTTGCCTCGAGGAGCATAAGGTCCCTTATGCGACATTCATGCTCCAGGGAGAAGCTGAGAActggtggaagttcgtgaaaCCTACATCAGCAgcacctggaggcgtgattccttggaatgccttcaaggacaaattaCTAGACAACTATTTTCCACGAGATCTCAGAAAACGAaaggcgagggaatttctggatttgaagcaGGGAAACATGTCCGTTGGAGAATACACGACCAAATTTAATGAACTTCTACAGTActggcctcaataccaagatgctcaGAACAAAGAGGActtatgtgctcagtttgaggATGGGCTTCGACTGGAGATTCAACAGGCAGTTAGCTACATGCAGATTACCGATTTCAATCAACTGGTGACAAAGTGCCGAATATTTGAggacaagatgaaagagaggcaAGCTCGAGGCTTTGGAGGACCACAAAGAAGCCACCCTTTTAGAGGAAACAGTAATAAGAGGATGAAGCCATATTCCAGTAACAAGGGGAAACAACCTATGGATACATCCAACATGAGCCAGTCAAAGGGGACTGGGGTACAGTGCTTTCAGTGCGGAGGACTGCATCTTAGGAGAAATTGCCCACAACTCCAACAGACATAG